A portion of the Microlunatus phosphovorus NM-1 genome contains these proteins:
- a CDS encoding superinfection immunity protein has product MSYPPSPSPYGSPAPYGSYGAHTQISVRQHESSTTHIVIAWIVAVLTAGYMLPWAIAATRNKSNTLAIALVNVLLGWTLVGWIVALVMSASSEPRPVVYLNTAVLPAPYPAPPTQYRAYAPAPYQPADQATEPTAVLPPYDDQPWSRQNDLR; this is encoded by the coding sequence ATGAGCTATCCGCCTTCCCCGTCGCCCTACGGGTCCCCAGCGCCCTACGGCTCGTACGGCGCCCACACCCAGATCTCCGTCCGACAGCATGAGTCCTCGACCACGCACATCGTCATCGCCTGGATCGTCGCCGTGCTGACGGCCGGCTACATGCTGCCCTGGGCGATCGCGGCCACTCGGAACAAGAGCAACACCCTGGCTATTGCACTTGTCAACGTACTGCTCGGGTGGACTCTGGTGGGCTGGATCGTGGCTCTAGTGATGTCAGCGAGTAGCGAGCCGCGTCCCGTCGTCTACCTGAACACGGCGGTACTTCCGGCCCCCTATCCGGCGCCCCCAACGCAATACCGGGCCTACGCCCCGGCGCCATATCAGCCGGCGGATCAAGCCACCGAGCCCACCGCAGTCCTGCCGCCGTACGACGACCAGCCTTGGTCGAGGCAGAACGACCTCCGCTGA
- a CDS encoding sulfite exporter TauE/SafE family protein produces MSWWELLLVALAGGGAGLINAVVGTGTLITFPTLLAFGVPPVLANVSNSIGLAPGSLSAALASRPDLAGQRPRVLRYGLASLLGSIVGALLLLWLPPSAFKAIVPVLIGLGCVLVIIGPWLTRQIAARRERLGAGDVSAVGPAWLFPAIVFTGMYGGYFGAAQGVLVMAIMGVALAESMARINGLKNVLVMIANAVAGVVFVIISEVDWSIVLALAIGSVLGAQVGARIGRKLPPVVYRVVIVTVGVLAIVSLVR; encoded by the coding sequence GTGAGCTGGTGGGAGCTGCTGCTCGTCGCATTGGCGGGCGGCGGTGCCGGGCTGATCAACGCCGTCGTGGGCACCGGTACCTTGATCACTTTTCCCACGTTGTTGGCGTTCGGTGTGCCACCGGTGCTCGCCAACGTGTCCAACAGCATCGGCCTGGCCCCCGGCTCGTTGTCGGCGGCGCTGGCCAGCAGACCGGATCTCGCCGGACAGCGACCGCGGGTGCTCCGCTACGGACTTGCGTCGCTGCTCGGCAGCATCGTCGGCGCCCTGCTGCTGCTCTGGCTGCCGCCGTCAGCGTTCAAGGCGATCGTGCCGGTGCTGATCGGTCTCGGCTGCGTGCTGGTGATCATCGGACCTTGGCTGACACGGCAGATCGCCGCCCGTCGGGAGCGACTCGGTGCCGGTGACGTGTCGGCGGTCGGGCCGGCCTGGCTGTTCCCCGCGATTGTCTTCACCGGCATGTACGGCGGCTATTTCGGCGCCGCCCAGGGCGTGCTGGTGATGGCCATCATGGGCGTCGCGCTGGCCGAGAGCATGGCCCGGATCAACGGGCTCAAGAACGTGCTGGTGATGATCGCCAACGCGGTCGCCGGGGTCGTCTTCGTGATCATCTCCGAGGTCGACTGGTCCATCGTGCTGGCCCTGGCCATCGGCTCGGTCCTGGGCGCGCAGGTCGGGGCACGGATCGGTCGCAAGCTGCCGCCGGTCGTCTATCGGGTGGTCATCGTGACTGTTGGCGTGCTCGCGATCGTCTCTTTGGTGCGCTGA
- a CDS encoding YbaK/EbsC family protein, with amino-acid sequence MTTPILGTPTLGTLTWQPAAERADLLAEPVTAAVSNVPADLRARLYVAEIDPSLADTAAFCAAYEIGLDASANCVVVAGRRGESSSTAACLVLATDRADVNKTVRKHLDVRKISFAPMDDAVSQTQMEYGGITPVGLPRSWPILVDTRVIAQPWLVIGSGLRRSKLAIAGEDIPTLPGVEVLDLTISQS; translated from the coding sequence GTGACCACCCCAATCCTCGGCACCCCAACACTCGGCACGCTGACTTGGCAGCCGGCCGCCGAACGCGCCGATCTCCTCGCCGAACCCGTGACGGCCGCGGTCAGCAACGTCCCTGCCGACCTGCGGGCCCGCCTCTATGTGGCAGAGATCGACCCTTCGCTGGCGGACACGGCCGCGTTCTGTGCCGCGTACGAGATCGGTCTGGATGCTTCGGCCAACTGTGTCGTGGTCGCCGGGCGGCGTGGCGAGTCCAGCAGCACCGCCGCCTGCCTCGTGTTGGCAACCGATCGAGCCGATGTGAACAAGACCGTCCGCAAGCACCTCGACGTTCGCAAGATCTCCTTCGCCCCGATGGACGACGCAGTGTCCCAGACCCAGATGGAATACGGCGGCATCACCCCGGTCGGGCTCCCCCGGTCCTGGCCGATTCTGGTCGACACCCGGGTGATCGCCCAGCCCTGGCTGGTGATCGGCAGCGGGCTACGACGCAGCAAGCTCGCCATCGCCGGCGAGGACATCCCGACCCTGCCCGGCGTCGAGGTGCTCGACCTGACGATCAGCCAGTCCTAG
- a CDS encoding cyanophycinase, whose translation MLDSHAAGPGGTLGTLFAIGGAEAKLRRRTVLRAFLAAAGGSQARIVVVPSASSLGPEVVEVYEAVFSTLGAASVVSARPESRADARDPELVALLDDATGVFMTGGNQLKLSNFIIGTPFADAVHAAYQRGAAVGGTSAGASIVAEHMIAFGSGGSTPKQRMSQLSVGLGLLRGVVIDQHFEQRNRYGRLLSLVAQSPSLLGIGVDEDTAAMVRHGDQLEVVGRGAVTIIDGSHLVSNAYAAKRTAPLLVSGARIHVLPAGSRFDLSRRVLVEEAEPLPDAELADVRAAESDLRGLARDIAAEGVSPTNYARHLRRTRPS comes from the coding sequence ATGCTCGACAGCCACGCCGCCGGACCGGGCGGCACCCTGGGCACCTTGTTCGCGATCGGCGGAGCGGAGGCGAAGCTGCGACGCCGCACGGTGCTGCGCGCGTTCCTGGCCGCCGCCGGCGGCTCACAGGCCCGGATCGTCGTCGTACCGAGCGCCTCCTCACTCGGCCCGGAGGTCGTGGAGGTGTACGAGGCGGTCTTCAGCACCCTCGGTGCCGCCTCGGTCGTCTCGGCCCGGCCGGAGAGTCGAGCCGACGCCCGAGACCCCGAACTGGTCGCCCTGCTGGATGACGCAACCGGCGTCTTCATGACCGGCGGCAACCAGCTCAAGCTGAGCAACTTCATCATCGGCACCCCGTTCGCCGACGCCGTCCACGCCGCCTACCAGCGCGGCGCGGCCGTCGGCGGCACCTCGGCCGGCGCCAGCATCGTCGCCGAGCACATGATCGCCTTCGGCAGCGGCGGCTCCACCCCCAAGCAGCGGATGAGCCAGCTGTCGGTGGGCCTGGGTCTGCTCCGCGGGGTGGTGATCGACCAGCACTTCGAGCAGCGCAACCGGTACGGTCGGCTGCTGTCGCTGGTGGCCCAGTCGCCGTCGCTACTGGGGATCGGCGTGGATGAGGACACCGCCGCGATGGTCCGGCACGGCGACCAGCTGGAGGTCGTCGGCCGCGGCGCGGTGACGATCATCGATGGTTCGCACCTGGTCAGCAACGCGTACGCGGCCAAGCGGACCGCGCCGCTGCTGGTGTCTGGCGCCAGGATCCATGTGCTGCCGGCCGGCAGCCGGTTCGACCTGTCCAGGCGGGTGCTGGTCGAGGAGGCCGAGCCGCTGCCCGACGCCGAGCTGGCCGATGTCCGCGCCGCCGAGTCCGACCTACGCGGGCTGGCCCGGGACATCGCCGCCGAGGGCGTCTCCCCCACCAACTACGCACGGCATCTGCGCCGCACTCGCCCGAGCTGA
- a CDS encoding SPFH domain-containing protein codes for MAVLIVIVAVAVAVALFLGATIKVIRQQQIGVVERLGKFHRILEPGPHLVVPVLDRVRYTLDMREAVVPFPPQGVITEDNLMVNIDSVIYYQILDARRAAYEAQNYIQAIEQLTMTTLRNIIGGLDLEQTLTSREEINQKLRVVLDEATGKWGIKVNRVELRTVEPPATIRDAMEKGARAERDKRAAILIAEGQRQSQILAAGGEKESAILRAQGDREAAVLRAQADRQSQMLRAEGEAQAITTVFNAIHAGEPDQALLAYQYMQMLPSIARGDANKVWIVPSEIGKALEGLGGAVGSLTGSMSGGVQGIDQAATVDRSKFAAPEPVDVQAEITEQAEADAKESARLMQQAIAEAQELERAGRPRPASLRLPGEGEQRGIGTGQPEPAAWPEPEAQPQPEGQQLQ; via the coding sequence CTGGCAGTACTGATCGTGATCGTGGCGGTCGCCGTGGCCGTGGCGCTGTTCCTGGGCGCGACGATCAAGGTGATACGCCAGCAGCAGATCGGCGTGGTCGAGCGGCTGGGCAAATTCCACCGCATCCTCGAGCCCGGACCGCACCTGGTGGTGCCGGTGCTGGATCGGGTCCGCTACACCCTCGACATGCGCGAGGCCGTGGTGCCCTTCCCGCCGCAGGGCGTGATCACCGAGGACAACCTGATGGTGAACATCGACTCGGTGATCTACTACCAGATCCTGGATGCCCGGCGGGCGGCGTACGAGGCACAGAACTACATCCAGGCCATCGAGCAGCTGACCATGACCACGCTGCGCAACATCATCGGCGGACTGGATCTGGAGCAGACCCTGACCAGCCGCGAGGAGATCAACCAGAAGCTGCGGGTGGTGCTGGACGAGGCCACCGGCAAGTGGGGCATCAAGGTCAACCGGGTCGAGCTGCGTACGGTCGAGCCGCCGGCCACCATCCGGGATGCGATGGAGAAGGGCGCCCGGGCCGAGCGGGACAAGCGAGCCGCGATCCTGATCGCCGAAGGCCAGCGGCAGTCCCAGATCCTGGCGGCCGGCGGTGAGAAGGAATCGGCCATCCTGCGAGCCCAGGGTGATCGCGAGGCGGCGGTGCTGCGGGCCCAGGCGGACCGGCAGTCGCAGATGCTGCGCGCCGAGGGCGAGGCCCAGGCCATCACGACGGTCTTCAATGCCATCCATGCCGGTGAGCCGGACCAGGCGTTGCTGGCCTATCAGTACATGCAGATGCTTCCCAGCATCGCCCGGGGCGACGCCAACAAGGTCTGGATCGTGCCGAGCGAGATCGGCAAGGCGCTGGAGGGTCTGGGCGGCGCGGTCGGCTCGCTCACCGGTTCGATGTCCGGCGGTGTGCAGGGCATCGACCAGGCAGCGACGGTCGACAGGTCCAAGTTCGCGGCACCGGAGCCGGTCGATGTGCAGGCCGAGATCACCGAGCAGGCCGAAGCAGACGCCAAGGAGTCTGCGCGGCTGATGCAGCAGGCGATCGCGGAGGCGCAGGAGCTGGAGCGTGCTGGACGACCGAGGCCGGCGTCGCTTCGACTGCCAGGGGAGGGCGAGCAGCGCGGCATCGGCACCGGTCAGCCGGAGCCGGCGGCCTGGCCTGAGCCGGAGGCCCAGCCTCAGCCGGAGGGCCAGCAGCTGCAGTGA
- a CDS encoding ABC transporter ATP-binding protein: MVAVVDLADVSIVRGGSTLLDSVSLRIEESDRWVVIGPNGAGKTTLLQVLGAQIHPTDGVAGLLGEVLGLVDVFELRPRIGITSAALAERIPRSERVHDVVVSASYAVLGRWREDYDELDHERADELLTQLGIGQFADRTFGTLSEGERKRVQIARALMTDPELLLLDEPAAGLDLAGREALVRTLSELSQDPYAPASVLVTHHVEEIPVGITHALLLKKGKIVAAGPVEETLTADNLSATFDLPLALTRTDGRWAARAVA, encoded by the coding sequence ATGGTGGCAGTGGTTGATCTGGCCGACGTGAGCATCGTCCGTGGGGGGTCGACCCTGCTCGATTCGGTGAGCCTGCGAATCGAGGAGTCAGATCGGTGGGTCGTGATCGGCCCGAACGGCGCTGGCAAGACCACCCTGCTGCAAGTGCTGGGCGCGCAGATCCACCCGACCGATGGCGTGGCCGGGCTGCTGGGCGAGGTGCTCGGTCTGGTCGACGTGTTCGAGCTGCGACCTCGGATCGGCATCACCTCGGCGGCTTTGGCGGAGCGGATCCCGCGCAGTGAGCGGGTGCACGACGTCGTGGTGTCCGCTTCGTATGCCGTGCTCGGCCGCTGGCGGGAGGACTACGACGAGCTCGATCACGAGCGCGCCGACGAGCTGTTGACTCAGCTCGGTATCGGTCAGTTCGCCGACCGGACGTTCGGCACCCTCAGCGAGGGTGAGCGCAAGCGGGTGCAGATCGCCCGGGCGCTGATGACCGATCCGGAGCTGCTGCTGCTCGACGAGCCCGCCGCGGGTCTCGACCTGGCCGGCCGGGAGGCCCTGGTCCGGACGCTCAGCGAGCTGTCGCAGGATCCGTACGCACCCGCCTCGGTGCTGGTCACCCACCATGTCGAGGAGATCCCGGTCGGTATCACCCACGCCCTGCTGTTGAAGAAGGGCAAGATCGTCGCGGCCGGGCCGGTGGAAGAGACACTGACCGCCGATAACCTGTCCGCCACCTTCGACCTGCCGCTCGCGCTGACGCGGACGGACGGTCGTTGGGCAGCGCGCGCGGTCGCCTGA
- the cphA gene encoding cyanophycin synthetase, with the protein MSESETVAAVRRPELKILSSRVFRGPNVWHYEPAIQLVVDLGVLEDFPTNTIPGFTEGLLERLPGLRNHTCSRGHRGGFVERLEEGTWLGHVAEHVALQLQQAVGHDMRRGKTRGVKGVRGQYNVIYAYSDETVGLAAGQLAVRLVNDLVEHDPEFDFDAEFERFIIRGERAAFGPSTQAIIDEAVSRDIPYIRLNTSSLVQLGQGVHAKRIRATMTSNTSSVAVDIASNKELTLTLLGNAGLPVPRSQSVRRVDDAVRLAERIGYPVVVKPLDGNHGRGVILNLTDADAVRAGFEVAYEESRNGWVIVETYVTGKDYRCLVIDGKIAAIAERVPAHVIGDGTSTVAGLVEQTNADPRRGVGHEKVLTKIKVNEAAIELVAQQGFAMDDVPPQGEMIKLTLTGNMSTGGISIDRTMEAHPENIEIAEEAARVIGLDIAGIDFIAPDITQPVRETGGAICEVNAAPGFRMHTHPTIGDPQYIAKPVIDMLFPPGSPSRIPIIAVTGTNGKTTTSRMIAHIFKGIGRKVGMTSTDGVVIDERLVIRSDASGPRSAKMVLQNPRVDMAVFEVARGGILREGLGYERNDVGVVLNVQPDHLGLRGIETVEQLADVKAVVAEAVPRNGYAVLNADDPLVRAMRRRCSGRVVWFTLAEPGTEIRESVEDHCRRGGRAVMLDRSELGDMIKVVEGRRSMQLAWTHLLPATFGGRAMMNVQNAMAAAAAAFAAGASLHDIRQGLRSFSTNYYLSPGRLNEVIVEGRTVVVDYAHNVPGLMMLGDFVDKTGAALDKASELGRVSRIGVIATAGDRRNADMRELGEVAAQHFDVVIVREDNALRGRRRGEVADLIAQGVHDAMAEGARCKQVEIVLDELEATRHAIARSNPGDLIVICVDQHGSVMSELESYSRQAQPGARRDDHANTNAVSDPDFMAEAVPSEVVEPPLF; encoded by the coding sequence GTGAGTGAGAGTGAGACTGTCGCCGCTGTGCGTCGTCCTGAGTTGAAGATCTTGTCCAGCCGGGTCTTTCGTGGCCCCAATGTGTGGCACTACGAGCCGGCGATCCAGCTGGTGGTCGATCTCGGCGTGCTGGAGGACTTCCCGACCAACACCATCCCAGGGTTCACCGAGGGACTGTTGGAGCGACTGCCGGGGCTGCGCAACCACACCTGCAGCCGCGGCCACCGCGGCGGGTTCGTCGAGCGGTTGGAGGAGGGCACCTGGCTCGGGCATGTCGCCGAACATGTGGCACTGCAGCTGCAGCAGGCCGTCGGCCACGACATGCGGCGCGGCAAGACCCGCGGCGTCAAGGGTGTGCGCGGTCAGTACAACGTGATCTACGCCTACTCCGACGAGACCGTCGGCCTGGCGGCCGGCCAGCTGGCGGTCCGGCTGGTCAACGATCTGGTCGAGCACGACCCGGAGTTCGACTTCGATGCCGAGTTCGAGCGCTTCATCATCCGCGGCGAGCGGGCGGCGTTCGGGCCGTCCACCCAGGCGATCATCGACGAGGCGGTCAGCCGCGACATCCCCTACATCCGGCTGAACACGTCCTCGCTCGTCCAGCTCGGCCAGGGTGTCCACGCGAAGCGGATCCGGGCGACCATGACGTCCAACACCTCCTCGGTGGCAGTGGATATCGCCAGCAACAAAGAGCTCACGCTGACCCTGCTGGGCAATGCCGGTCTGCCGGTGCCGCGGTCGCAGTCCGTACGCCGGGTCGATGATGCCGTCCGGCTGGCGGAGCGGATCGGCTATCCGGTGGTGGTCAAGCCGCTGGACGGCAACCACGGCCGCGGCGTGATCTTGAACCTGACCGATGCCGACGCCGTCCGGGCCGGCTTCGAGGTCGCGTACGAGGAGTCCCGCAACGGCTGGGTGATCGTCGAGACATACGTGACCGGCAAGGACTATCGCTGCCTGGTGATCGACGGCAAGATCGCCGCGATCGCCGAACGGGTCCCAGCGCACGTGATCGGTGACGGGACCTCGACCGTCGCCGGACTGGTCGAGCAGACCAACGCCGACCCGCGCCGCGGCGTCGGGCACGAGAAGGTGCTGACCAAGATCAAGGTGAACGAGGCCGCGATCGAGCTCGTCGCCCAGCAGGGTTTCGCGATGGACGACGTACCGCCGCAGGGCGAGATGATCAAGCTCACGCTGACCGGCAACATGTCCACCGGCGGCATCTCGATCGACCGGACGATGGAGGCGCACCCGGAGAACATCGAGATCGCCGAGGAAGCCGCCCGGGTGATCGGGCTGGACATCGCCGGCATCGACTTCATCGCTCCCGACATCACCCAGCCGGTCCGCGAGACCGGCGGCGCGATCTGCGAGGTCAACGCCGCACCCGGTTTCCGGATGCACACCCATCCGACGATCGGCGACCCGCAGTACATCGCCAAGCCCGTGATCGACATGCTGTTCCCGCCGGGCTCGCCCAGCCGGATCCCGATCATCGCCGTCACCGGGACCAACGGCAAGACCACCACCTCCCGGATGATCGCCCATATCTTCAAGGGCATCGGGCGCAAGGTAGGGATGACCTCCACGGACGGCGTGGTGATCGACGAGCGGCTGGTGATCCGTTCCGATGCGTCGGGCCCGCGCTCGGCGAAGATGGTGCTGCAGAACCCGCGCGTCGACATGGCGGTGTTCGAGGTCGCCCGCGGCGGCATCCTCCGTGAGGGACTGGGTTATGAGCGCAACGACGTCGGCGTGGTGCTCAATGTCCAGCCAGATCACCTGGGTCTGCGCGGCATCGAGACCGTGGAACAGCTGGCCGACGTGAAGGCTGTCGTCGCCGAGGCCGTGCCCCGCAACGGCTACGCGGTGCTGAACGCCGACGATCCGCTGGTCCGAGCCATGCGCCGTCGGTGCTCCGGCCGGGTCGTGTGGTTCACCCTGGCCGAGCCGGGCACCGAGATCCGTGAGTCGGTGGAGGATCACTGCCGGCGTGGCGGCCGGGCGGTGATGCTCGACCGCAGTGAGCTCGGCGACATGATCAAGGTCGTCGAGGGCCGCCGCTCGATGCAGCTGGCCTGGACCCATCTGCTGCCGGCCACCTTCGGAGGGCGGGCCATGATGAATGTCCAGAACGCGATGGCCGCTGCGGCTGCGGCCTTCGCCGCCGGCGCGTCCTTGCACGACATCCGGCAGGGATTGCGCTCGTTCTCGACCAACTACTACCTGTCCCCCGGCCGGCTGAACGAGGTCATCGTCGAAGGTCGTACGGTCGTCGTCGACTACGCCCACAACGTCCCCGGGCTCATGATGCTCGGCGATTTCGTGGACAAGACCGGTGCGGCCTTGGACAAGGCCTCCGAGCTGGGCCGGGTGAGCCGGATCGGCGTCATCGCCACCGCCGGGGACCGGCGCAATGCCGACATGCGCGAGCTCGGCGAGGTCGCCGCCCAGCACTTCGACGTGGTGATCGTCCGCGAAGACAACGCCCTCCGCGGTCGACGTCGTGGAGAGGTTGCCGATCTGATCGCCCAGGGTGTCCACGACGCCATGGCCGAGGGCGCGCGCTGCAAGCAGGTCGAGATCGTGCTGGACGAGCTGGAGGCCACCCGGCATGCCATCGCCCGGTCCAACCCGGGCGACCTGATCGTCATCTGCGTCGACCAGCACGGCTCGGTGATGTCGGAGCTGGAGAGCTACAGCCGGCAGGCCCAGCCCGGTGCCCGCCGCGACGACCACGCCAACACCAACGCGGTGTCCGATCCTGACTTCATGGCCGAGGCAGTTCCCTCCGAGGTCGTCGAGCCGCCGCTGTTCTGA
- a CDS encoding NfeD family protein, producing the protein MEINLTDWLGEHIWVIWLSVAALLAVAEILSLDLVLIMLAAGALAGAGVALIAPDLWWLQLLVAAGVSIGSLALLRPTLLDKVRRMPGYRSSTDTMVGSTGTAVSQISYDGGEIKVAGLSWSARTMTPGQVIDKGDEVEVYEIDGAIAVVYPKHGELP; encoded by the coding sequence ATGGAGATCAACTTGACCGACTGGCTGGGCGAGCACATCTGGGTCATCTGGCTCAGTGTTGCTGCGCTGCTCGCGGTCGCCGAGATCTTGTCCCTCGACCTGGTGCTGATCATGCTCGCGGCCGGCGCGCTGGCGGGTGCCGGGGTGGCGCTGATCGCTCCGGACCTGTGGTGGCTGCAGCTGCTGGTCGCGGCAGGGGTGTCGATTGGCAGCCTGGCGTTGCTCCGGCCCACCCTGCTCGACAAGGTACGCCGGATGCCCGGCTACCGGTCGTCCACCGACACCATGGTCGGCAGCACCGGCACTGCGGTGTCGCAGATCAGCTATGACGGCGGGGAGATCAAGGTCGCCGGCCTGAGCTGGTCGGCTCGTACGATGACGCCAGGCCAGGTCATCGACAAGGGTGACGAGGTGGAGGTCTACGAGATCGACGGTGCGATCGCCGTCGTCTATCCCAAGCACGGCGAGCTGCCCTGA
- a CDS encoding SatD family protein, with translation MPYVMTVDQISSRQRRDAVPAAITAMATRFPHAKTTRTVGDEFQALFVADPMSVVDAILMLMREGSWHVGIGIGPVEEPVPDDLRAARGPAFLAARQAVEEAKERSNHLQLVATPPAAEEGVDAEVLLELLLTLRARRSDAGWAAAELADAGLTQAAIGTELGISRQAVNQRLQAAQWALDARSRPVAARLLARTEQITTGGIAP, from the coding sequence ATGCCGTACGTGATGACTGTCGACCAGATCTCGTCTCGACAGCGACGCGACGCCGTGCCGGCTGCGATCACCGCGATGGCGACCCGGTTCCCACACGCGAAGACGACGAGGACGGTTGGTGACGAGTTCCAGGCGCTTTTCGTCGCCGACCCGATGTCAGTGGTCGATGCCATCCTGATGCTCATGCGAGAAGGCAGTTGGCACGTGGGCATCGGCATCGGGCCGGTCGAGGAACCCGTCCCTGATGATCTCCGGGCGGCCCGAGGGCCGGCCTTCCTCGCGGCCCGACAAGCTGTCGAAGAAGCCAAGGAGCGCAGCAACCACCTCCAGCTGGTCGCCACGCCCCCGGCAGCGGAGGAAGGCGTTGACGCGGAGGTGCTGCTGGAGCTGCTGCTGACGCTCCGAGCCCGGCGCAGTGATGCCGGCTGGGCAGCGGCGGAGCTGGCCGATGCGGGCCTGACGCAGGCCGCTATCGGCACCGAGCTCGGCATCAGCCGGCAAGCAGTCAACCAGCGACTCCAGGCTGCTCAGTGGGCGTTGGACGCTCGATCGCGGCCCGTGGCTGCCCGCCTGTTGGCCCGGACCGAGCAGATCACGACCGGCGGGATCGCCCCATGA
- a CDS encoding Mur ligase family protein, with protein sequence MSAGDGSLVEVRLLDGPNLYFPRPAAKVTLDIGRLLDLDLDRARGFADEVGLPRSRPGPAGSAFRQRFVARAIAHLVRRLAIAGGAKRLAVRSRPGTSVSELVVAYPWRNSARAEVLADGLAAVLDAISDPEGADVGAVLQQAADQLAATRPGSGPRLIKPTIPVVAVTGTNGKTTTSRMLGFIAQRTGLSVGWSSTDGVYLNGELVEAGDYSGPSGAGQVLRQPGVQLAVTETARGGILRRGVGVAWNDVSVVTNISADHLGMGGIETLDQLAEVKAVITKITKPDGWCVLNADDPRTFAMRLGTKARVWVFTTDPNSPAARTVLDAGGRVSTVIDGWVAVLRSGSDPLPVVEVVDVPMTLAGLSRVNVENVLAVTSAALAIGLTVDQVADGLRAFDPGVNNPGRMNIWTVPLGAGDGGGGGEISVVIDLAHNEAGLQALIEIARGIKPASGRLLLGVGTAGDRGDDVFVTVGEIAALAGDVVEIAHKDEYLRGRPMVELGALIKEGAAHAGVTITAEHAGELAALASLVGQARPGDVIAMMTHQDRVQVDSWLAEHGGRRDSIADLRTKVRRASE encoded by the coding sequence GTGAGCGCGGGCGACGGGTCGCTGGTCGAGGTTCGGCTGCTGGACGGTCCGAACCTCTATTTCCCGCGACCTGCGGCCAAGGTCACGCTCGACATCGGCCGGCTGCTCGATCTTGATTTGGACCGAGCGCGGGGATTCGCAGACGAGGTGGGATTGCCCCGGTCTCGCCCCGGGCCGGCGGGATCGGCCTTCCGGCAACGGTTCGTGGCACGGGCGATCGCCCATCTGGTCCGTCGGCTGGCGATCGCGGGCGGGGCGAAACGACTGGCCGTACGGTCTCGGCCGGGGACCTCGGTGAGCGAACTGGTGGTCGCCTATCCCTGGCGAAACTCTGCCCGGGCCGAGGTGTTGGCCGACGGGCTGGCGGCGGTGCTGGACGCCATCAGCGACCCCGAGGGCGCAGATGTCGGCGCAGTGCTGCAGCAGGCGGCCGACCAGCTGGCCGCGACGCGACCGGGTTCTGGACCGCGGCTGATCAAACCCACGATCCCGGTCGTGGCAGTGACCGGCACGAACGGCAAGACGACGACCTCGCGGATGCTGGGGTTCATTGCCCAGCGAACCGGGCTGTCCGTCGGCTGGTCGAGCACCGACGGCGTCTATCTCAACGGGGAGCTGGTAGAGGCCGGCGACTATTCCGGGCCGAGCGGCGCCGGACAGGTGCTGCGTCAGCCGGGTGTGCAGCTCGCGGTCACCGAGACCGCCCGCGGCGGCATCCTGCGCCGCGGCGTCGGTGTGGCCTGGAACGACGTCTCCGTGGTCACCAACATCAGCGCCGATCATCTCGGCATGGGCGGCATCGAGACGCTGGATCAGCTGGCCGAGGTGAAGGCGGTGATCACCAAGATCACCAAGCCGGACGGCTGGTGCGTGCTGAATGCCGACGATCCGCGGACCTTCGCGATGCGGCTGGGCACCAAGGCGCGAGTGTGGGTGTTCACCACCGATCCGAACTCGCCGGCTGCTCGGACGGTGCTCGACGCCGGCGGGCGCGTGAGCACCGTGATCGACGGCTGGGTGGCTGTGCTCCGATCCGGGTCCGACCCGCTGCCGGTGGTGGAGGTCGTCGATGTCCCGATGACCTTGGCCGGACTGAGCCGGGTCAACGTGGAGAACGTGCTGGCGGTCACCTCGGCGGCGCTGGCCATCGGGCTGACCGTCGACCAGGTGGCCGACGGGCTGCGAGCCTTCGATCCCGGTGTGAACAACCCCGGCCGGATGAACATCTGGACGGTGCCGCTCGGTGCCGGTGACGGCGGCGGCGGAGGGGAGATCTCGGTGGTGATCGACCTCGCCCACAACGAAGCCGGGTTGCAGGCCCTGATCGAGATCGCCCGGGGGATCAAACCTGCTTCTGGTCGGCTGCTGCTCGGGGTGGGGACCGCCGGCGACCGCGGCGACGACGTGTTCGTCACCGTGGGCGAGATTGCTGCCCTCGCCGGTGATGTGGTCGAGATCGCGCACAAGGACGAGTACCTGCGGGGTCGTCCGATGGTCGAGCTGGGTGCCCTGATCAAGGAGGGTGCCGCGCATGCCGGCGTGACCATCACCGCCGAGCACGCTGGCGAGCTTGCGGCGTTGGCGTCGTTGGTCGGCCAGGCACGACCCGGCGATGTGATCGCGATGATGACCCACCAGGATCGAGTCCAGGTCGACTCCTGGCTTGCCGAGCATGGCGGCCGGCGCGACTCCATTGCCGATCTGCGTACGAAGGTGCGTCGGGCGTCCGAGTAG